In Streptomyces sp. TLI_146, the genomic stretch CGGACGGGGAAGGATCGCCTATCTGCTCAGCAGTCCGCACAACCCCACCGGCACGGTCCACACCGGCCAGGAGCTCGCCGACGTGGCCGAGTTGGCCCGCCGGTACGGAATCCGTGTCGTCGCCGACGAGATCCACGCCCCGCTCGTGCTGCCCGGCGCCGGCTTCACGCCCTACCTCGGCGTTCCCGGGGCCGAGGACGCCTTCTCGCTCATGTCGGCGACCAAGGGCTGGAACCTCGCCGGAATCAAGGCGGCACTCGCCGTCGCCGGACCCGAGGCCGCCGCCGATCTGCGCCGACTGCCCGAGGAGGTCCACCACGGCGCCAGCCTCCTGGGCGTCATCGCCCATACGGCGGCCTACCGCCACGGCGACCAGTGGCTCGACGCGCTGCTCGCCGGACTGGACGCGAACCGCGCGCTGCTGGGCCACCTCCTCGCGGAACACCTGCCCGGCATCGGCTACACCAGGCCCGAGGGAACCTACCTGGCCTGGCTCGACTGCCGGTCCCTCGGCCTCGCCCCGGAGGAAGACCCCACGGACCTCGCGGTCGTCACCGACCTGGCCGGCCCCGCCCAGCTGTTCCTGGAGGACGCCAGGGTGGCACTCTCCGCCGGTCACATCTTCGGAACGGGAGGAGCCGGGCACGTACGCCTGAACTTCGCCACGTCCCGGTCCATCCTCACCGAGGCGATCACCCGGATGGGCCGCACCGTGGCCCGCCACCTGCGCTAGGGCCGGTGGCGAGGCCGTAGGGTTCTTCCTCGTGCCCGTGCTTGAGATATCCGACCTGATCACAGCGGTGGACCCGCGGAGCGGCCACCGGCTCCCGGTGTCCCGTGCCGAGGTCATCCGTCTGCTCGACGAGGCCGGTGACGCCCGGGCCGCCCGCATCGTGGCCGGCCTGCCCACCGACCGGGACGGGCTGCTCGACCCGGACGCCGTGGACCGACTGCTGATCAGCGTCCATGCCGAGCTTCAGCGTCTCAGCGAGGAGCTGCGGATCGGCGAACGCCTCGTCCATCTGCTCGGCCCGCTCCTCCAGGCGATCCGGGCGACGAACGGGCCCGGCCGGTACCGCCTGGTCGACGTCGGCTGCGGCCTGGGCTACGCGGTCCGCTGGCTGGCCGCGACCAACGCGCTCGGCCCCGACGTCGAGCTCGTCGGAGTCGACCTCGACGCCGCGCTGGTGGCCGAAGCCGGCCGCCTGGCCCGCGCCGAAGGACTCGACTGCCACTTCGTCCATGGAAACGCCTTCGCCCTGCCGGAGGCGGCGACCGTCTACATCTCCACCGGTGTGCTGCACCACTTCCGCGGCCCCGCCCTGACCGAGTTCTTCCGGTCCCAGGCCGCCTCCCCCGCGCAGGCCTTCTGCCACTTCGACATCGCCGCCACCCGCCTCGCACCCGTCGGCGCCTGGATCTTCCATCTCGCCCGGATGCGCCACCCGCTCGGCCGCCATGACGGCGTCGCCTCCGCCCGGCGCGCCCACAGCGACGAAACGCTGCTTCGCGCCGCCGACGTCCCCGGAATCACACCCCTGCTGTACGAGCCCCGTGGCGCGGCCAACCCCTTCTGCACCACACTGCGCCCGATCATCGGTGTGCGCCCGCACCTGGAGGACCCGTTCCGCCGGTCGCTCGGGCGTGCCGCCCGCCGCCTGGTCGGCCCCGACTACCTGATCGAGCCCACCCGATGACCCCCGCCGTACCGCTCGTGCTCCTCGGCCTCGTCGACGCGGCATTCAGCGGCTTCCGCGCGTACGCGGGCCGCGACGCCCGCATCCGCAAGCGCCGGGCCAACGCCCGGGCCTCCCTGCGCGGCCTGGCCACCGGGGCCGCCTTGCTGCTCGCGCCCGCGCTGGCCGCGGCCCTCCTGCTGCTGGCGGCGCCGGACCGGTCCGGTATGTACGACTCCCTGACGGCAGGCGGGTTCGGCTACCTCCTCCCCCTCGCCCTCTACGCCACCGCCGTCCTGCTCTCCCTCGCCGCCTACTTCCTCCTGCCGTTTCGCGCCAGCACACTCGCGATGGTCATCGGCCTCGGCCCGCTGACACTCCTGCGCCCGGCGGTCATCGTCGCCGCCTGCCTCGGCGCGCTCCTCAACGGCGGCGGCTGGCCCGCCCTGCTGATCGGCACGATCGCGGGCGCGGCCGCGCTGGGAGTCGAACCCGCGGTGCACCGCCGCTGGTACGGCGACGTGCTCAGGCCGTAGTCAGCCGGGCCGAGGCGGAGTGAGACGTACGCGGCGCACCGCCGCTGCCTAATTCACCGTCAGCTCCGCGACGCCCGGATGCTTCTTGGCCTCCGCGTCGCCCAGCACCGTGACCCGTACATACCGCGCGAGTCGTGCCTCGCCCGCCGCCGCGCGCTGCCAGTGCCGCCCGTCGAGGGAGAGCTCGATGGTGTAGGTGGTGGGTTTGGTGTCGGTCCAGGTGGGGGTGACCTTCGTGACGCGGACGGGCCTGGCGAGCTCCGCCGTCAGCTCGCCCCGTGCACCGTCCGGGACCCAGGCCGTGGCCGTGTTGCCGTCGACCGCGGCGCCCGCGTACATGCCGGGCTGTTCGGACGAGGCCGTGGCCGTGGTGCAACGGGCCGCGTTGGTGGTGGGGTCGAGGTCGGGGCGGCGGGTCTTGAGGACGGCCGGGGCGTCCTTGCTGACGGTCTGCTCGCCCTGGGGTGTGTCGAGCGTCATCGGCGCACCGTCGGTGAGGCGCACGGTCGTGTGGTGGGCGCCGAGTTCGAGGTCGTAGGTGCGTCCCTGCCAGGTCAGGCCGCGCAGGGTGACGCCCCGGTCGAGCTGCGGCGGCAGCATCGGGTCAAGGTGCAGGCGGTTCTCGCGCATCCGCATCCCGGTCAGGCCGTTGGTGAAGACCTGCAGGAAGCCGCCCTTGCCGGTGAGGAAGTCGTGGGCGGGCGAGCCCGCCAGGGGATCCTGGGCGCCCGCCTTGTCCCCGCGGGCCTCCGAGAACTGCGCGAAGGGGCCGCGGACGAACGGCTTGATGGACCGCTCCAGATACGTGTACGTGGAGCAGCCCGGCTCGCCGATCCCGGCGGCGTCGATGGCGTGCACCGAGTCCGTCATGGCCGGGCCGTCCGGGTCGGTGCGCTGGGCGTAGTAGTCGAGGGTGGCGGCGTCGGCGCCCTTGGGCATCGGCCACTCCAGCGGGTACATCAGCAGGACCGTGTCGGCCTGCTTGATGGTGCTGCCGCCGTAGCCGTCGTACTGCTGGAAGACCTTGTTCCGCGCGTCGTACGGGATCCGGATGCGGTCGGCGATCGCCTTCCACTCGGCGGGGGCCCGCTGGCCGAGGAGTTCGGCGGCGCGAGTGGCGTGGCGCAGCGCCGTGGCGGCGCCGGCGTTGGTGAAGACCGCGTCGTCGACACCGTTGCTGTACTCGTCGGGCCCGGCCGTGTCCTTGATCGAGTAGCTGCCGTCCGGGTTGCGGCTGACACGTCCCGCCCAGAACTCGGCGATGCCCCGCAGCACCGGCCAGCCGCGCTCGCGCAGCCACCGCGTGTCCTTGGTGGCCAGGTAGTACTGCCAGGTGGCCAGGGAGATGTCGGACTGGAGGTGGATCTGGGTGCGGCAGTGCGGCGGGTCGACGCTGTGGCACTCCTGGGCCAGATTCCCCGAACTCCCGCTGTTCCAGGGGTAGAAGAGCCCTTGATAGCCGAGCTTGCGGGCGTTCTCGCGCGCCCCGGCACGGGTCCGGTAGCGGTAGTCGACGACGGTCCTGGCAAGGTCGGGCCGGGTGGCGAGGAGGCCAGGGTACATCCACGTCTCGGCGTCCCAGAAGACGAGGCCCGCGTAGTTGTCACTGGTCAGACCCGCCGGAGCGATGCTGTTGGCCGCGCCCTCACGGGTGTTGGAGAGCAGTCCGTACTGTGCGGACCGCACCCACGACTGCATCTCGCGCTGCCCGGGGACCTCGATGTCGCTGCGCCACAGCCGCGCCCAGGCGGCGGTGTGCGTGCGCAAGATGGCGTCCCAGCCGCGGTCGGCGGCCCGCTGCGAGGCCGCAGTGGCGTCGCGGCGCGGTGCGTGCGAGGTCAGAGCGGTGTCGACGCCGACGTACTTGGTGAAGTCGTACGACCGCCCGCTCCGGACCGGGAGAGTGATGCCCTGACTTACCGTCATGCGCTGTGCCGCCTTGGCCTGTTGGGGCTTGGCGGTGTGTACTCCGCGCCCCGCGCGCAGGGTGGACGCGACGGCTCCGTCGACGTCGGTGCCGTCCGTACGGAACGCCACGTCCATCGTCGACGCGGACCGGCCGCCGTCGCGCCCGCCGGTCCGGTCACCGCCTCCGGTCTGCCGCATACGGCGCGCGCCGCGGCCGTCCAGCAGGTCGGTGACGGTCGCCTCGCCGCTCCAGTGCGGCGTCATGGTCAGGCGTACGGCGCCGACGTGCGCGTTGACGCGGTCGGCGAGCACCTCGTACACGAGGTCGGTGCGGCGGCCGTCGGCGGCGGTCCAGGTCAGCGACGTCCGCACCAGGCCGCAGTGAAGGAAGAGTGTCTGACTGTAGTGGGAGATGCGACCGGGCGATGTCGAAGAGTTGAAGGTATCGCCCTGCGCTCCCCCGGTACTGACAGCGAGCGAGGTCCAGGTGGGCAGTGCCGCGACGGCCTGCCGGTCCCCGGCGGTCTGCTGGTTGTGCGCGTACAGGCCGGACACGAAGGAGCCGTCGTAGCGGGGGGTGAACAGCGGCCAGCCGGTCTTGGCCCTGCCCTCCGCGTAACCGGCGCCGTTGGGCGGCACGCGCTGCCCCAGATAGCCGTTGCCGACGAAGGCATGGTGGTCGTCGGCCGCATCCACCTTGGTGGAGCCGAGCGTCCAGCCGTCGCTGTCGCGGCAGGTCGTGGTCGTGGCGGCGGTCTTCCGCACTGTCTGCGAGGCCGCCGACGGCGCTGAGGTGACCAGCGCTCCGGCCAGCAGCACCGCGGTCAGCCGGGCGGCACGCGGCCGCACACCGAGGGAGTACGTCATTGTTCTCCGTCACTCTGGTTCGCCTGCGAGGTCCTGGGACCATAAATTTCCTGAACGATCGACGTCAATAGCTGTGCGTTATTCATCAAGTTCCGAATCCATGAGGGCTGCGGGCGCTGCGGGCGTCCGGC encodes the following:
- a CDS encoding MalY/PatB family protein; this translates as MLKMTAVGGQGSSDAVTEGCPNPLEALSLDQLRRRRSMKWRTYPADVLPLWVAEMDVPLAPPIVDALREAVDAGDTGYPAGCEFAESLAGFAARRWKWDGVAVDRTAMIPDVMTGAVQVLRLITGPGDPVVVNSPVYAPFYAFIAHDDRRIVEAPLGQDLRIDLDVLEETFRRTRQQSGRGRIAYLLSSPHNPTGTVHTGQELADVAELARRYGIRVVADEIHAPLVLPGAGFTPYLGVPGAEDAFSLMSATKGWNLAGIKAALAVAGPEAAADLRRLPEEVHHGASLLGVIAHTAAYRHGDQWLDALLAGLDANRALLGHLLAEHLPGIGYTRPEGTYLAWLDCRSLGLAPEEDPTDLAVVTDLAGPAQLFLEDARVALSAGHIFGTGGAGHVRLNFATSRSILTEAITRMGRTVARHLR
- a CDS encoding class I SAM-dependent methyltransferase, with the translated sequence MLEISDLITAVDPRSGHRLPVSRAEVIRLLDEAGDARAARIVAGLPTDRDGLLDPDAVDRLLISVHAELQRLSEELRIGERLVHLLGPLLQAIRATNGPGRYRLVDVGCGLGYAVRWLAATNALGPDVELVGVDLDAALVAEAGRLARAEGLDCHFVHGNAFALPEAATVYISTGVLHHFRGPALTEFFRSQAASPAQAFCHFDIAATRLAPVGAWIFHLARMRHPLGRHDGVASARRAHSDETLLRAADVPGITPLLYEPRGAANPFCTTLRPIIGVRPHLEDPFRRSLGRAARRLVGPDYLIEPTR
- a CDS encoding discoidin domain-containing protein, translated to MTYSLGVRPRAARLTAVLLAGALVTSAPSAASQTVRKTAATTTTCRDSDGWTLGSTKVDAADDHHAFVGNGYLGQRVPPNGAGYAEGRAKTGWPLFTPRYDGSFVSGLYAHNQQTAGDRQAVAALPTWTSLAVSTGGAQGDTFNSSTSPGRISHYSQTLFLHCGLVRTSLTWTAADGRRTDLVYEVLADRVNAHVGAVRLTMTPHWSGEATVTDLLDGRGARRMRQTGGGDRTGGRDGGRSASTMDVAFRTDGTDVDGAVASTLRAGRGVHTAKPQQAKAAQRMTVSQGITLPVRSGRSYDFTKYVGVDTALTSHAPRRDATAASQRAADRGWDAILRTHTAAWARLWRSDIEVPGQREMQSWVRSAQYGLLSNTREGAANSIAPAGLTSDNYAGLVFWDAETWMYPGLLATRPDLARTVVDYRYRTRAGARENARKLGYQGLFYPWNSGSSGNLAQECHSVDPPHCRTQIHLQSDISLATWQYYLATKDTRWLRERGWPVLRGIAEFWAGRVSRNPDGSYSIKDTAGPDEYSNGVDDAVFTNAGAATALRHATRAAELLGQRAPAEWKAIADRIRIPYDARNKVFQQYDGYGGSTIKQADTVLLMYPLEWPMPKGADAATLDYYAQRTDPDGPAMTDSVHAIDAAGIGEPGCSTYTYLERSIKPFVRGPFAQFSEARGDKAGAQDPLAGSPAHDFLTGKGGFLQVFTNGLTGMRMRENRLHLDPMLPPQLDRGVTLRGLTWQGRTYDLELGAHHTTVRLTDGAPMTLDTPQGEQTVSKDAPAVLKTRRPDLDPTTNAARCTTATASSEQPGMYAGAAVDGNTATAWVPDGARGELTAELARPVRVTKVTPTWTDTKPTTYTIELSLDGRHWQRAAAGEARLARYVRVTVLGDAEAKKHPGVAELTVN